One Streptomyces mobaraensis NBRC 13819 = DSM 40847 DNA segment encodes these proteins:
- a CDS encoding SsgA family sporulation/cell division regulator — MYSVVERDLEIDLVLSPEHRVPVPARLHYRAEDPYAVRISFHVTSDEPVNWTFGRELLTEGLRRACGTGDVRVWPARSGGRSVVCVGLTSPDGDALLQAPAEEVAGWLAGTLRLVPLGAERERLGLDEGLRELLAQGA; from the coding sequence ATGTATTCCGTGGTGGAGCGAGACCTGGAGATCGACCTGGTGCTGTCGCCGGAGCACCGCGTTCCGGTGCCGGCGCGGCTGCACTACCGGGCGGAGGATCCGTACGCCGTGCGGATCTCCTTCCATGTGACGTCGGACGAGCCGGTCAACTGGACGTTCGGGCGCGAGCTGTTGACGGAGGGGCTGCGGCGGGCCTGCGGCACGGGCGACGTCCGTGTGTGGCCGGCGCGGAGCGGCGGGCGGTCGGTGGTGTGCGTGGGGCTGACCTCGCCGGACGGCGACGCGCTGCTCCAGGCGCCGGCGGAGGAGGTCGCGGGCTGGCTGGCCGGCACCCTGCGGCTGGTGCCGCTGGGTGCGGAGCGGGAGCGGCTCGGACTGGACGAGGGGCTGCGGGAGTTGCTGGCGCAGGGGGCCTGA
- a CDS encoding FAD-binding oxidoreductase encodes MGDLISLLREGLPESAVLTDPDVTASYANDMASFCPAGAPAVVVLPRTVEQVRHVMRTATALRVPVVPQGARTGLSGAANAVDGCVVLSLAKMDRILEIDPVERIAVVEPGVVNAVLSRAVLEHGLYYPPDPSSWEQCTIGGNIGTASGGLCCVKYGVTAEYVLGLDVVLADGRLLTTGRRTAKGVAGYDLTRLFVGSEGSLGIVVRAVLALRPAPPAQLALAAEFPSTATACEAVRRIMARGHAPSLLELMDRTTVRAVNSLTGMGLPESTEALLLAAFDTPDPRPDLAAVAEVCTAAGATEVVPADDPAESELLLHARRVALPALEALSPATMIDDVCVPRGRLAAFVDATAAIAERHGLTIGVCAHAGDGNTHPVVCFDPADEDETRGARESFDEIMALGLELGGTITGEHGVGLLKKEWLAREAGPVAMEMQRGIKAVFDPLGILNPGKVF; translated from the coding sequence ATGGGCGATCTGATCAGTCTGCTGCGCGAGGGACTCCCCGAGAGCGCGGTCCTCACCGACCCCGACGTCACCGCCTCCTACGCCAACGACATGGCGAGCTTCTGCCCGGCCGGCGCCCCCGCCGTCGTCGTCCTGCCGCGGACGGTGGAGCAGGTCCGGCACGTGATGCGGACCGCGACCGCGCTGCGCGTGCCCGTCGTGCCGCAGGGCGCCCGCACCGGGCTGTCGGGCGCGGCGAACGCCGTCGACGGCTGCGTGGTGCTGTCGCTGGCCAAGATGGACCGGATCCTGGAGATCGACCCGGTCGAGCGCATCGCCGTCGTCGAACCGGGCGTCGTCAACGCCGTGCTCTCCCGCGCCGTCCTGGAGCACGGGCTGTACTACCCGCCGGACCCGTCCAGCTGGGAGCAGTGCACCATCGGCGGCAACATCGGCACCGCCTCCGGCGGCCTGTGCTGCGTCAAGTACGGCGTCACCGCCGAGTACGTGCTCGGCCTGGACGTCGTCCTCGCCGACGGCCGGCTGCTCACCACCGGCCGCCGCACCGCCAAGGGCGTCGCCGGCTACGACCTGACCCGGCTGTTCGTCGGCTCCGAGGGGAGCCTCGGCATCGTCGTCCGGGCCGTCCTCGCGCTGCGCCCGGCCCCGCCCGCGCAGCTCGCGCTCGCGGCCGAGTTCCCGTCCACCGCCACGGCCTGCGAGGCCGTCCGCCGGATCATGGCGCGCGGGCACGCGCCGTCGCTGCTGGAGCTGATGGACCGCACCACCGTACGGGCCGTCAACTCCCTGACCGGCATGGGCCTCCCGGAGTCCACCGAGGCCCTGCTCCTCGCCGCCTTCGACACCCCCGACCCCCGCCCCGACCTCGCGGCCGTCGCCGAGGTGTGCACCGCGGCGGGGGCCACCGAGGTCGTCCCCGCCGACGACCCGGCCGAGTCCGAACTCCTGCTCCACGCCCGGCGCGTCGCGCTGCCCGCCCTGGAGGCGCTCAGCCCGGCCACCATGATCGACGACGTCTGCGTGCCGCGCGGGCGCCTCGCCGCGTTCGTCGACGCCACGGCCGCCATCGCCGAGCGGCACGGCCTCACCATCGGCGTCTGCGCCCACGCCGGCGACGGCAACACCCATCCCGTCGTCTGCTTCGACCCCGCCGACGAGGACGAGACGCGCGGCGCCCGGGAGTCGTTCGACGAGATCATGGCGCTCGGGCTGGAGCTCGGCGGCACGATCACCGGGGAGCACGGGGTGGGACTGCTGAAGAAGGAGTGGCTGGCGCGGGAGGCCGGGCCGGTGGCGATGGAGATGCAGCGGGGGATCAAGGCGGTGTTCGATCCGCTGGGGATCCTCAATCCGGGCAAGGTGTTCTGA